The sequence CGCCGGCGTCGAACTCGGTCCAGACATGTTCGAAATCGAGGAGGAGCGGCAGTACACGGGCGACGGCGAAATGGTCGAAGCCGACGAGACGGTCGTCATCGTCCAGAACTGACTGCGCGGCGTCGCCCGGCGAGCGGGCACCTATGTTTAATATCTCACACGTCGTCTTGACCGTCGTGACACGGCACCTACTCGTCCCGTTCGACGACTCCGATCTTTCGACACGGGCACTCGAATTCGCCTGTTCGACGTTTCCGGATGACCGGATCACGGTCATGCACGTTATCGACTCCCACACCGACGAGACGGCAGCCATCGGGTGGGGGAACACGACCGACCAGTACGAGCAGTGGATCAACTCCCGGCGTGAGTTCGCCGACGAACTGTATCGACACGCGGAGACCATCGCCGACGAGCATGGGGCGACCATCGAAACCGTCACCGCCATCGGCCGCGTCCACCGCGCCATCATCGACTTCTACGACGACAACGATGTCGACCTAGTCGTGATGGGCTTTCACCCGCGCTCGCGGCTCTCGGCGTATCTCGCCGGCGAATTCTCCGATCGGGTTATCCGCACCTCGGACATCCCGGTTGCGCTCGTGAAATGATCCCCATTCACTCATCCCACCAATGACTCGACATCACCTCGTCGTCGTCAACGACGGCCACAACCTGCACAGCGGTCTCGATTACGCCTGCGAGACGTTCCCGAAGGATACGATCACCGCGATGTACGTCGACTCGGCCGCCGACGATCTCGGATCAGTCCGATTCGAAGACTCCGAGACGGCGACGGACGATTGGATGAACGGCCACCGCGAACGGGCCCAGCGCGCGTTCGACGACGCCCGTGCGGTCGCCGACGAACACGGCGTTACGCTGGAGACGGTCGTCGCGTTCGGCCCGTTCGCTGACACTATCCGAGAGTACTGTTCCCACAACGATGTCGACACCGTTATCGTCGGAAGTAGCGACCGCGACGCCTTCACGTCCTACGTCGTCGCCGACGATGTCGAACGCATCGCCAACACGGCGCCGGTGCCGGTCGTCGTCGTCTAAGATCACAGATCGGCGCCGACCGCGTCGGCGACGGAACCGAAGCCGTCGCGCTCGAGCAGTTCGAGCAGCCCCCGATTGATGTCGCGGGCGAGGCTCGGCCCCTCGTACACTAGGCCGGTGTACAACTGGACGACGCTCGCGCCTGCCCGGATCTTTCTGTAGGCGCCTGCGGCGTCGGTGATTCCGCCGACGCCGATGATCGGCGCGTCCGTTCGTTCGGCGATGAAGCGGATGGTTCCGGTGGCGCGTTCCTCGATGGGCTTGCCCGAGAGGCCGCCGCGTTCGGCCCGGTTCGGGTTGCGCAGGCCCGACGGGCGCTCGACCGTCGTGTTGGTCGCGACGACGCCGGCGAGGTCTAAGTCGTCGACGACGGCGAGTGCCTCCTCGATGGCAGGCGCCGCGAGGTCCGGCGAGAGTTTCACCAGCAGCGGGTCGGCGCCGGCGTCGACGAGGCCGCCTAGGATGCGTTCGAGCGACTCGCGGTGCTGGAGTTCGCGCAGGCCCGGCGTGTTCGGACTGGAGACGTTCACGACGAAGTAGTCGCCGGCGTCGGCCACGCGTTCGTAGGTGTAGCGGTAGTCGTCGGGAGCCTCGTCGAGGGGCGTCGACTTCGACTTGCCGATGTTTATCCCGACCGGCGCAGCCGGCAGGTCGGCGTCGTCGAGGCGGGCGCCGATGGCGTCGGCGCCCTCGTTGTTGAACCCCATGCGGTTGATGAGCGCGCCGTCCTCGGGGAGGCGAAAGAGGCGTGGCCGGGCGTTGCCCGGTTGCCGTTCCGCGGTGACGCCGCCGACTTCGACGTGACCGAAGCCGAGCGCCGTCAGGATCGACGGGAGTTCGGCGTTCTTATCGAAGCCAGCGGCGACACCGACTGGGTTGTCGAACGTGAGACCGAAGGTCTCGGTCGTGAGGCGGTCGTCGTCGACGTGATACTGCGCGCGGAGTACGTCTTCGACCCGCGTGTGCTGGACGGTCCGAAGTAGTCGGTGGGTGGCCCGGTGGGCCGTCTCGGCAGGCAGTGCGAACAGCGCCGGTTTGAGTAGTTCGTATGGGTTCATCGGCCATCGTTCCGCGCTATATCGCGTCTACGGCGGGTTCTGCCCCGGTCGTGAGCCATCGGATCAGAAGTCGTGTTCGACGTCGTCCTGATCGGCTTTCTGGATGATGATCTTGCTGTCTCGCACCCGGACGAACACCTCGTCGCCGATGTCCATCCCGGCCACGGAGAGTTCGTCCTCGTGCAGATTGACATGGACGTTATGGTATTCGCCGTCTTCGTCCTTGGCACCGCTTGGACTGAGCTTCTTTTTCCGGACCATCGGGGGTCTCTAGCCGTCTTTCGCTACAG comes from Haloplanus sp. XH21 and encodes:
- a CDS encoding universal stress protein, with amino-acid sequence MTRHLLVPFDDSDLSTRALEFACSTFPDDRITVMHVIDSHTDETAAIGWGNTTDQYEQWINSRREFADELYRHAETIADEHGATIETVTAIGRVHRAIIDFYDDNDVDLVVMGFHPRSRLSAYLAGEFSDRVIRTSDIPVALVK
- a CDS encoding universal stress protein codes for the protein MTRHHLVVVNDGHNLHSGLDYACETFPKDTITAMYVDSAADDLGSVRFEDSETATDDWMNGHRERAQRAFDDARAVADEHGVTLETVVAFGPFADTIREYCSHNDVDTVIVGSSDRDAFTSYVVADDVERIANTAPVPVVVV
- a CDS encoding quinone-dependent dihydroorotate dehydrogenase, which translates into the protein MNPYELLKPALFALPAETAHRATHRLLRTVQHTRVEDVLRAQYHVDDDRLTTETFGLTFDNPVGVAAGFDKNAELPSILTALGFGHVEVGGVTAERQPGNARPRLFRLPEDGALINRMGFNNEGADAIGARLDDADLPAAPVGINIGKSKSTPLDEAPDDYRYTYERVADAGDYFVVNVSSPNTPGLRELQHRESLERILGGLVDAGADPLLVKLSPDLAAPAIEEALAVVDDLDLAGVVATNTTVERPSGLRNPNRAERGGLSGKPIEERATGTIRFIAERTDAPIIGVGGITDAAGAYRKIRAGASVVQLYTGLVYEGPSLARDINRGLLELLERDGFGSVADAVGADL